A window of Bacteroidota bacterium genomic DNA:
CCTCCTGGAAGAAGTCGTCGGAGCAACCTGCGAGCGTCAGGACCGCGACCAGGGCAACCGCCAGACCTTGGAGTGGCGATGCGTACGAGACAGCGCGGGCAGTGGGGGTGAGCATGCCTGAGCAACGGGAGGGTGATTGGGAGGTACCCTCTCCCGCAAAGGGAACACCGCACCCATGGCCTACCCTTCGCAGGGCGAGCAACCCAGGCCGATTTCCGGGATGACTGGGCATATTGGTAGACGGTGCGCGGTCGATCTCACTGTGAAACAGCCACCTCTCAGAGTGAGATTAGGGGGCCACGTGGAGAGACGTACCCGCCTCGTGCACCCATAGGGCGTTCGTACCCGGAGCCTCAACCTCGCCCTGCCCTTCGTCCTCAGCGCCATCCAAGCTTAGCGCTATCCAAGCACGGCGCGATGCTGCGGGCGCCGGCGCTCCCAATGGAACGCCGCCGCCCGCCCGCGGCCCCATACTTCGAGGCCCAATCGGTTCGGGCCTCTGCGCAGCTACCGCGCCTTCGATTCGCCCAGCAGTATCGCCGTGCCTAACCTACACGTCACACCCAGGGGCGCGGGCCACGGGCGCGATGAGGGTCTCCGTGCCAATCTCGACCGTCACCGAGCAGGGGATCGTGCCAGGAAAGCGAAGACTGAAGCTCCACGTCTTGTCGTTCATGACGGCGGCGGTGCCGAGCAGCGCACCAGCCTCGTCGTAGACGGTGACGGGGTCGCCCTCCTGAATACCGCGGCCACGCACGACGAGCCGACTTCGGGGCGCTTCCCACCAGCGAGCCATGTCCACGCTGGACACCCGGGTCGAGCAGGTCGGCGGAGCCCCAATGACGACACGGGTGTCGGAATCCCCGTCCATGGTCACCTGAACGGCACAGGGAACGATGTCTGGGCGCCGGACTCGCAGCGTCCAATCTCCGCTCGCGTCGGCTGTGGCTGTCCCGAGGGCCGTACCGGTCTCGGAGTCGCGGACGGTCGCGGTGACGCCCACGGTGCCGTGCCCCGTAACGACGAGCCGCTCGTTACCTGGTGTCCACTCGGCCGTTTTGATCTCGACCGTGGAGGAGGTGGTGGGCCCACTCGCAGCCATGCAGTCGGACGGGGCGTCGCGGACGTCTGTCCGGTCTACGCGTCCGTCGAGCCGGATCTCGACCTCGCAGGGAATCGTGGCGAGGTCGTTGAGCCTAAACTCCCAGTCCTCGTCTTGGCCAGCGAGCGTCGTGGCGAGCACGGCGCCGGTCGCGGGATCGATCAGGGTGACGGTCATGCCCGCGTAGCCCTGCCCACGGACGACGAGGCGGTCGTGGGTGGCCCACCACCGCGCCCGCTCGATGCGGACATGGGAGAGCGGATGTTGATCCACATCCGGGGGCCGCTCGACATAGACGAAGCCGGGGTCGCACGACGGAACGCCGACGTTGACCTCGAGGGCCTCGCCGAGGTTGCCTTCGGCGCGGAGGCGGCACGGCGGCAGCACGTCCGGGAGGAGACGCATCGTGATCCCGAAGGCCCCGACCGACCCCGTGGTCATCGTGGCGAGGAGCACGTCGCTGTCGGCGTTGTAGAGCGACACCGTCGCCCCGCCCGTGGCCAGGCCGCCGATGGTCAGGTCGTTCGCGTTGGCGTCCCAGGTGGGCGGCGCGAGCGTGAGCCGCTTGCTGCACGACGGCGGCGCGTTGAGCACCGAGCGGATCGCGGACTTGCCCGCCGTCTCGATCTCGACGGCGCACGGAGGCTGGGTCATGGGGAACTCCGACTTGAACTCGTCCATCGGGTTCGGCAGCGTCGTGGTCACGACCGCGTCGTTGGCGATGTTGCGGATGTAGATGGTGGTGCCCTGGTGGAGGCTGATGCCCTCCACCTCCAGACGGCCGCTCTTCCACTCGACGCGGTCGACGCGGAAGTCGGTGCCCATCTCCTCCTCGGCCCAGTCGCACGACGAGGGCGCGTTTTCTGTCGCGACGGACGTCGCGACGGGGAGCTGCGTATAGCCGAGGTAGACGGCCTGCACGGCGCAGGGCACCGTCCCGAGGGGGAACTCGAAGTCGAACGTGCCGTCGGCGCGGATGACGGTCTGCGTGAGTTCGCCGCCCGTCACGGCGTCGTAGAACGTGACCCGGTCGAGGCGCGGCCCCTCGCCCTTGACGAGGAGAGCGTCGCCCTTCCAGTCGGCCTTCTCGAAGTAGAACGCCTTGAGGTCGTCCGGCGCGGCGAAGTCGGCGACGTGGACCGAGCGGTCGGTGGTGCGCGTCGGCACGTTGGCGATGCCCGGGCGGCTATAGCCGAGGAGCGCCGCCTTGACCTCGGCGGGGGTGGCCTGCGGCTCTTGGTAGAGGAAGAGCAGCGCCGCGCCGGTCACGTGCGGCGCCGCCATCGACGTGCCGGACATCAGGACGTGCTCGCCCGCGTCGGCCTCGGCCTCGACGTGCGTCAGGGAGGGGACGAGGTCGCCGGGGGCCAGCACGTCCACGCTCGGGCCGTAGTTCGAGAACGGCGCGAAGCGGCCCTCCTGGTCATAGGCGCCCACCGTGATCGCCTCGGCCACGTGCGCCGGCGAATAGGTCGAGGCGTCCGCCCCGTCGTTGCCCGCCGACACCACCGCGACGACACCGGCGAGCGTCGCGCGCCGGACGGCCTCGTCGAGCACGTTGTAGGCCATCGAGCCGATGTCCATGCCGAGCGACAGGTTCATCACGACGGCGTGGCCGGGGTTGCGCTGCTTGTAGTCGGTGACGTAGTCCACGGCGGCCACGACGGTCGTGACGTCGGTGCGGCCCTGGTCGGTGAGCACCTTCAGGCTGTGGAGCTTGACCTCGGGGGCGACGCCCACCGAGCCATCGCCGTCGTCCACCGCCCCGACGATGCCCGCGACGTGCGTGCCATGGCCGGTCTCGTCGGCGGGGTCGCCCTGCGTGCCGGGGTCGAAGACGGGCATGTGCTCGAAGTCCTCCTCTTCCCACGTGGGCACGTCGCGGCTGACGAAGAGCATGGTGAAGTCTTTCGCCTCGATCACCTTGAGGTCGGCACTGAGCACCCCCGAGTCAAGGATGAAGGCGTGCAGCGGGGCGTCCGGCTCGTGGGCCGGGAACGCCGCGCCGATGCGGGCGGTGCTCCACGGGAGGATCTGCCCGTCTTCGAAGAGGCCGTCCTGCGAGAAGAACGGAGTGCCGCCGAGTTGCGGGTCTGGCTCCGCAAAGTCGAGGTCGCGGTCCTCGCCGAGTTCGAGCAGGAGGCGGTCGAGTAGATCGGAGCCGAACGAGACGGAGATGCCGGGGCGCGTGAGCGAGACGCGCATCCGGAGCCGGATCACGCTCTCCCGCGTGTCGAAGTCCTGCTGGAGTTTTGCTTCGGTGACGCCGTAGTCCTGAAGCACGCGGCTGGTGATGCCATGGTCGCGGAGCAGGCCCATCGTGAGACCGCCATACTCCTGCAGCACCCGCTGCGTGATGCCGTATTCCTGCAGCACCCGCTGCGTGATGCCGTACTCCTGCAGCACCCGCCGCGTGATGCCGTACTCCTGCAGCACGCGCTGCGTGATGCCCCACTGGTCGAGGACGCGCGGCGTGACCCCGTCGGCCTCGTACTCGCGGAAGCCGAGAAACAGGTGCGTCTGCTCGTCGCCGACCTGGAGGGCCTCGGTCACGCCGGGCGCGTCGAGGGCGACGGCGGCGTGCACGGCCGTCCATTCGCTGGCCGACTCGTCCGTGGCGTCGAGGCGGGGGTGGTTGAGCGACGCGCCGGGCGTCTGTGGGTCGAGTGACGGGGTGTAGAGGGGAGCTGGGGCGTGCCGCCGGGCGTCCAAGCTGCGCCCAGCCTGGGCGACGCGCGAGCGCTTCAGCGGCGAGGTAGCGCGGTCGAGGAGTTGCGGGTGGCGCAGGAGCGGGCGCGCCGTCGAGCGCGGCGCCTCCGCACCGACACCGGAGGCGGCGGTGAGGTCGGGCGCAGCCATGGCATAGGGCGCCTCAGAGCCGGACACGAGGTCGTCCGCGCAGCCCGCGAGCAGCACCGTGAGCGCCAACGCACCAAGGGCAGAGAACGATTGAAGCCACCGCAATGCGTGGCTTCGTTGCCAGGAGCGGGCCTGTTGAGAAGCGCTGGAGTAGAGACGGGCCATGGGGGTGCGCACCGGCGGGTCGGAAAAAGACGCCGCAGCGACTCGCAATCCGTCCACCAGACTAGCGGACCAGGTCCCGGGTCCACGTCTAGTCCATCCACGAGGGCAACAGGCACCAGGAAGGGAATCCCCCCGTAGCAAAACGGGGCACCGATTCCAGGTAGGCGATCGCTCCACGAGGGTACCCTTTGGGAAAAGGATGCCGCTATCGCCCGACACCTACCACGCCAGGTGCCCGCATTCGGCCGAAGAGCCCCATATCTACCCGTCGAAAAACTAGTTAGGGAACAACTACCAGCGGAGGTATAGCGCCTTTCTCGACGGCTGCCGACCGTCTGGCTCTGTTTTTGTACACGACTGGTGTGTACCCAGGCCACGCGCATCCAGGCCGACGCTCGCCCTCTCACCCATGCCGACTCGCCTCCATCCTGCTCTCCGGTCCCTGCGCTCGCGCGTGTGGACAGGGCTTGGCGCGGTCCTAGTCGCCATGCTGGCGGGCGCGGCGAGCGGGCGGGCACAGACCTCCACGCTCGCCGCCGACCGCGTCACGCTCGACCCGGCCAAGGCGATCACGCAGTACCAGCACCGTACATGGAGCACGCGGGAGGGCCTGCCGCAGAACAGCATCTTGTCGATCGTCCAGACGACCGACGGCTACGTCTGGCTCGGCACGCAGGAGGGCCTTGCCCGCTTCGACGGGCTCCACTTCACGGTCTATGACGAGGCCAACACGGAGGCGCTGACCACGAGCAACGTCAACCGGATGCTCGCCGCAGACGACGGGACGCTCTGGCTGGCTACGCGCGGCGGCGGCCTCGTGGCCCACCGCGCTGGGCAGTTCACCGCCTACACCCAGGACGACGGCCTCGGCAGCGACTTCGTCACGGCGCTGACGCAGGACCGCACCGGCGCGCTCTGGGTAGGCACTTTTGAGGGCGGGCTCACGCGTGTTGCCGACAGCACGTTCGCTACCTACGGCGCTGAGGCGGGCCTGGACGTGCGCATCGTGAGCCAGATCGTGGAGGACAACCGCGGCACGCTCTGGGTCGGCACCGAGCAGGGCCTGCGTGTCCAGAACGGCGACCGGTTTGTGCCCGTGGCCGACCTGCTGCTCGCCGAGGCGTTCGTGAGCGCCCTCTACGAAGACGCCGACGGCACGCTCTGGATTGGCACGCGCGACGGGCGGCTCTTCAGCCTCACAGGTGGCACCCGGACGGAGCACCCCATCCCGCTGACCGAGCCGGGGCAGTACGTCAAGGACTTCGTCGAGGACGCCGAGGGCACGCTCTGGATCGGCGCCGTCGGCGGGCTGTTTCGCTACGACCAGCGCGCGGACACACCGCGCTTCGACGCGTTCGGACGCGCGGAGGGCCTCTCCAACGACGCCGTCTTCGCGCTGCACGAGGACCGCGAGGGCGGCCTCTGGATCGGCACGCAGGACGGCCTCAACCGGCTCCAGGACACCAAGTTCACCGTGCTGACCCCCGCCGAGGGGCTCCCGCACGACCTCGCGCTGGCCGTCTACGAAGACGCCGCCGGAGCGCTCTGGGTCGCCACGCAGGGCGGGCTCGCGCGGGTGCAGGGCGGGACCGTACGCGCCTTCACCGAGGCCGACGGCCTACCCAGCGCCCATCCCCTCTCGCTCGACGGCACCGCCGACGGAGACCTCTGGGTCGGGACGAGCGGCGCCGGGGCCGCTCTCCTGCAAGACGACGCCGTGCGCGTCTTCACCACGGACGACGGGCTCGCGGGCACCACCGTCTTCGCCGTTTACACGGACCGCGCGGGCACCGCCTGGTTCGCCACCGAGGCTGGCGTGAGCACCTTCGACGGCGCCGCCTTCACGACGCTCCCCGACAGCATCCTCGGCACCCCCTTCGCCACGGCCTTCCACGAGGACGCCGAGAACCACCTATGGATCGGGACCTACGACGCCGGGCTCGTCCGGCTGGCACCGGCGGAAGCTGGAACGCCGCGCGCGGTCACACGCTACGGCGCCGACGAGGGGCTGCCTGCCGACGCTGTGCTCGCGCTGCACGAGGACGCAACCGGCGCGCTCTGGATCGGCACGATGGGCGGCGGCCTCGCCCGCTACCGTCCCGACGCGGCCGCAGGCACGCCGCAGTTCGACACGTTCGGCGTCGCCGAAGGGCTGCCGAGCGCTTCGGTGATGGCCGTGCTTAGCACCGACGAAGCGGTGTGGCTGACCTCCAACCGCGGCGTGGCCCGCATCACGCGCGCGTCGCTCGACGACCACGCCTTCAACCCCGACGCCGCCCTCGATGTCACGCTCTACGGCCTCGCGGACGGCCTGCGCAGCGTCGAGGCCAACGGCGGGCAGCAGCCTGCCGCCTGGGCCGCCCGCGACGGCACGTTCTGGTTCCCCACCACCGAAGGCCTTGCCGGCATCTCACCGGCGCGCATCCGGCGCAACACCCTGCCGCCGACGGTCGCCGTGGAGGCGCTGCGCGTGGACGGCGCGGACGTCCCGGTGGGCGCTCCCATCGCGCTCCCGCCGGGCAGCGACAAGATCGAGGTGCGCTACACCGCGCCCAGCTTCCCCGCGCCCGAAACGGTCCGCTTCCGGTTCCGCCTCGACGGCCACGACGACGCTTGGTACGACGCCGGGACCCGGCGCGAGGCCTACTACACCAACCTCGGCCCCGGCACCTACGAGCTCCGCATCCAAGCCGCCAACAACGACGGCGTGTGGAGCCCTGTCGGGACGACGCTCGCCTTCCAGGTCGCCCCGTTTTTCTGGCAGACGGGGTGGTTCCTCGTCGTCTGTGTGCTGCTCACGCTGGCTCTCGCCTACGCCGCCTACGCGACCCGCGTGGCCCGCCTGAAGGCCCGCCAGCGCCACCTCGAACAGGTCGTGGACGAGCGCACGCGCGCCCTCCGCGAGGAGAAGGAGAAGGTGGAGGACGCCCACGCTACCATCCAGGCGCAGGCCGACCAACTCCGCGAGCTGGACCGCTTCAAGACGCGCTTCTTCGCCAACATCTCCCACGAATTCAGGACCCCGCTCACGCTCATGCTGGGGCCGCTCGACAACCTGCTCGGCGGGAGCCAGGGACCGCTCGCCACGCCCGTCCGGACGCAGCTGGGCATCATGCAGCGCAACGCGAAGCGCCTCCTGCGCCTCATCAACCAGTTGCTCGACCTCGCGCGCCTGGAGTCGGGCCGGATGGAGCTGCGTGCCCGCCCGCGCAACGTCGTCCAGCTTGCCGAGGGCATCGTCGCCTCGTTCCAGACCTACACCGAGCAAAAGGGCATCGCGCTCACCCTCGACACGCCCGACGAGGCCGTGTGGCTCTCGTACGAGCCCGACAAGCTCGAAAAGGTGGTGTTCAACCTGCTCTCCAACGCGGTTAAGTTCACGCCTGCCGACGGCACCATTGCCGTGGCGGTGGAAGAACACCCGGCCAACGCCGACGCGCCCGACGGGTGGGTGCACCTGCGCGTGACCGACACGGGCCGCGGCATCCCGCCGGAGAAGCTGCCGCTCATCTTCGACCGCTTCCGGCAGGTCGAGGACAGTGACGCGCGTGAGCATGAGGGTTCCGGCATCGGCCTCTCGATGGTCCACGAACTCGTCCAGCTCCACCGCGGCGAGATCGACGTCGAGAGCACCGTTGGCGAGGGCACCACGTTCACCGTGCGGCTCAAGAAGGGCACCGCCCACTTCCACCCGGACGAGATCGACGCCACCTCGGACATCGACGGGGACGAGAGCACTGACGGCACTGCGCACGGCCTCGAAGGCTGGATGGTGGACCAAGCAGCACCGGCCGAAGCGGCTGGAATGGTCGACGACGCCAGCTCCCCCGACGTCCCCGATACGGGCGCGTTTGCGCCGATGGACACCCCGATGGTCACCGACCCGGACGCCCCGACGGTGCTCATCGTGGACGACAATGCGGACATTCGCGCCTACATCGCTAGTTGCCTCGCCGGACGCTACCACATCGGCGAGGCCGTGGACGGGCTCGACGGGCTCGACAAGGCGCGTGCGCTCCGGCCCGATATCATCGTCTCCGACATCATGATGCCGCGGCTCGACGGCAACGGCTTCGTCCAGCGCCTCAAGACCGACGATGCCCTCCGGCACATCCCGGTCATCCTGCTCTCGGCCAAGACCTCGCAGGACACCATCGAGACCGGCCTGGCACACGGCGCCGATGAGTACCTCGCGAAGCCGTTCAGCGCCCGCGAATTGCTGCTGCGGCTGCGCAACCTACGGCGGCTGCGCGACCAGGAGCGTGCCCTAAAACAACTCAACGACCACCTGGAGCA
This region includes:
- a CDS encoding S8 family serine peptidase, giving the protein MARLYSSASQQARSWQRSHALRWLQSFSALGALALTVLLAGCADDLVSGSEAPYAMAAPDLTAASGVGAEAPRSTARPLLRHPQLLDRATSPLKRSRVAQAGRSLDARRHAPAPLYTPSLDPQTPGASLNHPRLDATDESASEWTAVHAAVALDAPGVTEALQVGDEQTHLFLGFREYEADGVTPRVLDQWGITQRVLQEYGITRRVLQEYGITQRVLQEYGITQRVLQEYGGLTMGLLRDHGITSRVLQDYGVTEAKLQQDFDTRESVIRLRMRVSLTRPGISVSFGSDLLDRLLLELGEDRDLDFAEPDPQLGGTPFFSQDGLFEDGQILPWSTARIGAAFPAHEPDAPLHAFILDSGVLSADLKVIEAKDFTMLFVSRDVPTWEEEDFEHMPVFDPGTQGDPADETGHGTHVAGIVGAVDDGDGSVGVAPEVKLHSLKVLTDQGRTDVTTVVAAVDYVTDYKQRNPGHAVVMNLSLGMDIGSMAYNVLDEAVRRATLAGVVAVVSAGNDGADASTYSPAHVAEAITVGAYDQEGRFAPFSNYGPSVDVLAPGDLVPSLTHVEAEADAGEHVLMSGTSMAAPHVTGAALLFLYQEPQATPAEVKAALLGYSRPGIANVPTRTTDRSVHVADFAAPDDLKAFYFEKADWKGDALLVKGEGPRLDRVTFYDAVTGGELTQTVIRADGTFDFEFPLGTVPCAVQAVYLGYTQLPVATSVATENAPSSCDWAEEEMGTDFRVDRVEWKSGRLEVEGISLHQGTTIYIRNIANDAVVTTTLPNPMDEFKSEFPMTQPPCAVEIETAGKSAIRSVLNAPPSCSKRLTLAPPTWDANANDLTIGGLATGGATVSLYNADSDVLLATMTTGSVGAFGITMRLLPDVLPPCRLRAEGNLGEALEVNVGVPSCDPGFVYVERPPDVDQHPLSHVRIERARWWATHDRLVVRGQGYAGMTVTLIDPATGAVLATTLAGQDEDWEFRLNDLATIPCEVEIRLDGRVDRTDVRDAPSDCMAASGPTTSSTVEIKTAEWTPGNERLVVTGHGTVGVTATVRDSETGTALGTATADASGDWTLRVRRPDIVPCAVQVTMDGDSDTRVVIGAPPTCSTRVSSVDMARWWEAPRSRLVVRGRGIQEGDPVTVYDEAGALLGTAAVMNDKTWSFSLRFPGTIPCSVTVEIGTETLIAPVARAPGCDV
- a CDS encoding ATP-binding protein; translation: MPTRLHPALRSLRSRVWTGLGAVLVAMLAGAASGRAQTSTLAADRVTLDPAKAITQYQHRTWSTREGLPQNSILSIVQTTDGYVWLGTQEGLARFDGLHFTVYDEANTEALTTSNVNRMLAADDGTLWLATRGGGLVAHRAGQFTAYTQDDGLGSDFVTALTQDRTGALWVGTFEGGLTRVADSTFATYGAEAGLDVRIVSQIVEDNRGTLWVGTEQGLRVQNGDRFVPVADLLLAEAFVSALYEDADGTLWIGTRDGRLFSLTGGTRTEHPIPLTEPGQYVKDFVEDAEGTLWIGAVGGLFRYDQRADTPRFDAFGRAEGLSNDAVFALHEDREGGLWIGTQDGLNRLQDTKFTVLTPAEGLPHDLALAVYEDAAGALWVATQGGLARVQGGTVRAFTEADGLPSAHPLSLDGTADGDLWVGTSGAGAALLQDDAVRVFTTDDGLAGTTVFAVYTDRAGTAWFATEAGVSTFDGAAFTTLPDSILGTPFATAFHEDAENHLWIGTYDAGLVRLAPAEAGTPRAVTRYGADEGLPADAVLALHEDATGALWIGTMGGGLARYRPDAAAGTPQFDTFGVAEGLPSASVMAVLSTDEAVWLTSNRGVARITRASLDDHAFNPDAALDVTLYGLADGLRSVEANGGQQPAAWAARDGTFWFPTTEGLAGISPARIRRNTLPPTVAVEALRVDGADVPVGAPIALPPGSDKIEVRYTAPSFPAPETVRFRFRLDGHDDAWYDAGTRREAYYTNLGPGTYELRIQAANNDGVWSPVGTTLAFQVAPFFWQTGWFLVVCVLLTLALAYAAYATRVARLKARQRHLEQVVDERTRALREEKEKVEDAHATIQAQADQLRELDRFKTRFFANISHEFRTPLTLMLGPLDNLLGGSQGPLATPVRTQLGIMQRNAKRLLRLINQLLDLARLESGRMELRARPRNVVQLAEGIVASFQTYTEQKGIALTLDTPDEAVWLSYEPDKLEKVVFNLLSNAVKFTPADGTIAVAVEEHPANADAPDGWVHLRVTDTGRGIPPEKLPLIFDRFRQVEDSDAREHEGSGIGLSMVHELVQLHRGEIDVESTVGEGTTFTVRLKKGTAHFHPDEIDATSDIDGDESTDGTAHGLEGWMVDQAAPAEAAGMVDDASSPDVPDTGAFAPMDTPMVTDPDAPTVLIVDDNADIRAYIASCLAGRYHIGEAVDGLDGLDKARALRPDIIVSDIMMPRLDGNGFVQRLKTDDALRHIPVILLSAKTSQDTIETGLAHGADEYLAKPFSARELLLRLRNLRRLRDQERALKQLNDHLEQRVQDQVQVILRERQANVEALETEKARTEQALAFRSMLMDNMSHEFRTPLTSIIGYAEILEVETDAHLREFAAFILKGGRRLLRTLTALIEYARIESETPEEGGLLLALNRETERVTEHYRAQAAQRGLRLALHLPTTPAWVLGDSGALQFVLATLLDNAVKFTEAGAIEVSVEAEGPDAVLRVRDTGLGIGQAFLPRLFEPFQQESTGISRAYEGNGLSLAIAHRYVQLMHGKITVESTPGVGSTFTVRWPRASWPKGMTPIDTAAAQPSRLRTN